The Kocuria turfanensis genome contains the following window.
GACCCACATCGCCGCCTGCCACCGCTCGGCCAGCTGCGCGTCGGTGGCCCCGGCGCGCAGCAGCTCCAGCAGGTCGACCTCCTGGTGGGAGAACAGGCAGGAGCGGATCCTCCCCTCGGCGGTGATCCGGGTGCGGGTGCAGTCGGCGCAGAAGGGCTCGGTGACCGAGGCGATGATCCCCACCGTGCCCAGCGGCCCGCTCCCGGCCCCGCCCCCGGCGTCGTCCCCGGTCCCGGTGGTCCCGCCGGGGGCCGCGCCGGTCCCGGTGGTCCCGGCCCCGGTGGAGGTCGCGGGGCCGGGGTGGACGTCCCACAGCTGGGCCGGGGCGCCGTCGCGGGCCCCCGGGTGCGGGCTCAGCCGGAACCGGGTGGCCAGCCGGGCCCGGATCTGGGCGGCGGTGACCATCTCCTCCCGCGTCCAGCCGTGGTCGGCGTCCAGGGGCATCTGCTCGATGAAGCGCAGCGCGAAGCCGCGCTCCAGCGCCCAGGCCAGCAGGCCGGGGGCTTCGTGGTCGTTGATCCCGGCCATCAGCACCGCGTTGATCTTCACCGGGGTCAGCCCGGCCGCCGCGGCGGCCTCGGCCCCGGCCAGCACCTGGGCCAGCCGGTCCCGGCGGGCCAGGGCGC
Protein-coding sequences here:
- a CDS encoding GTP 3',8-cyclase MoaA — translated: MSVSLGIPQVRSAGPAPSPAPPRAGLVDRHGRRATDLRLSVIDKCNLRCTYCMPADGLPWLPASQLMSPAEITRIVTVGVDRLGITELRLTGGEPLVRGDLEEIIAAVRATHPDLPISLTTNGIGLTTRAPALAAAGLSRINISLDSLDAATFRALARRDRLAQVLAGAEAAAAAGLTPVKINAVLMAGINDHEAPGLLAWALERGFALRFIEQMPLDADHGWTREEMVTAAQIRARLATRFRLSPHPGARDGAPAQLWDVHPGPATSTGAGTTGTGAAPGGTTGTGDDAGGGAGSGPLGTVGIIASVTEPFCADCTRTRITAEGRIRSCLFSHQEVDLLELLRAGATDAQLAERWQAAMWVKPAAHGMDRPGLDSPDYVQPARSMSAIGG